In the Oryza glaberrima chromosome 6, OglaRS2, whole genome shotgun sequence genome, one interval contains:
- the LOC127777318 gene encoding transcription factor SPEECHLESS-like isoform X2 — protein sequence MGDALCDQLLLVDSDGGEFIPHHADADADDLFTILETWEDCANVVAGGAPATTTTLGSPIAAAACISGVVGGQNHQQLPEPAAAKTVPATNNKRREEEVADRDGDGDDDDGSPQKRHKCCSPESSTTDVAAATTPKTAHIAVERNRRKQMNENLAVLRSLMPCFYVKRGDQASIIGGVVDYIKELQQVLHSLEAKKQRKVYTDQVLSPRPPATVAASCCSPRPPPLSPRLPPQLLKSTPPLSPRLAVPISPRTPPTPGSPYRLLRLPPPPPPASGSNYASPAMTPTHHETAAPSLDAIAAELSAYASRQALGGGLLLPDVKVEFAGANLVLKTVSQRSPGQAVKIIAALEGRSLEILHAKISTVDGTAVNSFTVKIGIECELSAEELVQVIQQTFT from the exons ATGGGAGACGCGCTGTGTGATCAGCTCCTCTTGgtggacagcgacggcggcgagttcATCCCccaccacgccgacgccgacgccgacgacctcTTCACCATCCTCGAGACGTGGGAGGACTGCGCcaacgtcgtcgccggcggcgcccccgcGACCACGACGACGTTAGGTAGTCCTATTGCCGCCGCTGCCTGCATCTCCGGCGTTGTTGGTGGGCAGAATCATCAGCAGCTGCCGGAACCTGCCGCCGCGAAGACCGTGCCAGCCACCAATAAcaagcggcgggaggaggaggtggcggaccgtgacggcgacggagacgacgacgacggttcGCCGCAGAAGAGGCACAAGTGCTGCTCGCCGGAGTCTTCGACGacggacgtggcggcggcgacgacgcccaAGACGGCGCACATCGCCGTGGAGCGCAACCGGAGGAAGCAGATGAACGAGAACCTCGCCGTGCTTCGCTCCCTCATGCCATGCTTCTACGTCAAGCGG GGAGACCAGGCATCCATCATAGGAGGAGTGGTGGACTACATCAAGGAGCTGCAGCAAGTGCTGCACTCGCTGGAGGCCAAGAAGCAGCGCAAGGTCTACACCGACCAGGTGCTCAGCccacggccgccggcgacggtggcggcgtcgtgCTGCAgcccgcgcccaccgccgctcagCCCCAggctgccgccgcagctgctCAAGTCCACGCCGCCGCTCAGCCCGCGGCTCGCCGTGCCGATCAGCCccaggacgccgccgacgcccggTAGCCCCTACAGGCTcctccggctgccgccgccgccgcccccggcgtCCGGCTCCAACTACGCGTCCCCGGCGATGACGCCGACCCACCAcgagacggcggcgccgtcgctggacgccatcgccgccgagctGTCGGCGTACGCCAGCAGGCAGGCGCtgggcggcggcctcctcctccctgacgTGAAGGTGGAGTTCGCCGGCGCGAACCTGGTGCTGAAGACGGTGTCGCAGCGGTCGCCGGGGCAGGCGGTGAAGATCATCGCCGCCCTGGAGGGCCGATCGCTGGAGATTCTTCACGCCAAGATCAGCACCGTCGATGGCACCGCCGTCAACTCCTTCACTGTCAAG ATTGGAATTGAGTGCGAGCTCAGCGCTGAAGAGTTGGTACAGGTGATTCAGCAAACGTTCACATGA
- the LOC127777318 gene encoding transcription factor SPEECHLESS-like isoform X1 has translation MGDALCDQLLLVDSDGGEFIPHHADADADDLFTILETWEDCANVVAGGAPATTTTLGSPIAAAACISGVVGGQNHQQLPEPAAAKTVPATNNKRREEEVADRDGDGDDDDGSPQKRHKCCSPESSTTDVAAATTPKTAHIAVERNRRKQMNENLAVLRSLMPCFYVKRGDQASIIGGVVDYIKELQQVLHSLEAKKQRKVYTDQVLSPRPPATVAASCCSPRPPPLSPRLPPQLLKSTPPLSPRLAVPISPRTPPTPGSPYRLLRLPPPPPPASGSNYASPAMTPTHHETAAPSLDAIAAELSAYASRQALGGGLLLPDVKVEFAGANLVLKTVSQRSPGQAVKIIAALEGRSLEILHAKISTVDGTAVNSFTVKYIFGQIGIECELSAEELVQVIQQTFT, from the exons ATGGGAGACGCGCTGTGTGATCAGCTCCTCTTGgtggacagcgacggcggcgagttcATCCCccaccacgccgacgccgacgccgacgacctcTTCACCATCCTCGAGACGTGGGAGGACTGCGCcaacgtcgtcgccggcggcgcccccgcGACCACGACGACGTTAGGTAGTCCTATTGCCGCCGCTGCCTGCATCTCCGGCGTTGTTGGTGGGCAGAATCATCAGCAGCTGCCGGAACCTGCCGCCGCGAAGACCGTGCCAGCCACCAATAAcaagcggcgggaggaggaggtggcggaccgtgacggcgacggagacgacgacgacggttcGCCGCAGAAGAGGCACAAGTGCTGCTCGCCGGAGTCTTCGACGacggacgtggcggcggcgacgacgcccaAGACGGCGCACATCGCCGTGGAGCGCAACCGGAGGAAGCAGATGAACGAGAACCTCGCCGTGCTTCGCTCCCTCATGCCATGCTTCTACGTCAAGCGG GGAGACCAGGCATCCATCATAGGAGGAGTGGTGGACTACATCAAGGAGCTGCAGCAAGTGCTGCACTCGCTGGAGGCCAAGAAGCAGCGCAAGGTCTACACCGACCAGGTGCTCAGCccacggccgccggcgacggtggcggcgtcgtgCTGCAgcccgcgcccaccgccgctcagCCCCAggctgccgccgcagctgctCAAGTCCACGCCGCCGCTCAGCCCGCGGCTCGCCGTGCCGATCAGCCccaggacgccgccgacgcccggTAGCCCCTACAGGCTcctccggctgccgccgccgccgcccccggcgtCCGGCTCCAACTACGCGTCCCCGGCGATGACGCCGACCCACCAcgagacggcggcgccgtcgctggacgccatcgccgccgagctGTCGGCGTACGCCAGCAGGCAGGCGCtgggcggcggcctcctcctccctgacgTGAAGGTGGAGTTCGCCGGCGCGAACCTGGTGCTGAAGACGGTGTCGCAGCGGTCGCCGGGGCAGGCGGTGAAGATCATCGCCGCCCTGGAGGGCCGATCGCTGGAGATTCTTCACGCCAAGATCAGCACCGTCGATGGCACCGCCGTCAACTCCTTCACTGTCAAG tatatcTTTGGGCAGATTGGAATTGAGTGCGAGCTCAGCGCTGAAGAGTTGGTACAGGTGATTCAGCAAACGTTCACATGA